CCATACCCATCTCATATCTGATTGAGGAAGCGCTGGTCAAAAGGTTGACACCCCTAACTTGGATACGCCTACCCCTTTTAAGGCTTCAGGCTGTGGGAGGCAGAGAAGCTAAAGAGTAAGTGCTGAAGATAAAGAGATCAACACATATATTGCCTTTAGCTCACATACTTAATGATCTGTAAGTGTACTTAGCCGCTATCAAGCCAAAGAATGTCGCCCTATTCTTAAGAGGATACCGAAGGACGGCTGTATTTGCGGTTACCTCACAATGTAATTGTAGATGTGTGATGTGTGGTATGTGGGAGAAGCCTAAGCAGCACATCTCTCTATCCGATGCTAAGCAGATAATTGACTTCCTAGCGAAAAGGCGCTTCCTAATACTCTACCTAACAGGAGGCGAACCCACACTTCACCCAAATATATGTGAACGCTCATATCTGGATAGGAGTAGTTAACGGGAGACCAGCACGTTAAATGAGAGGAAAATGACCTACTACCAACCATATATGAGCGTATGTGAAATAGTCAGCTACGCTTCATCCAAGGGCCTCATAACTACTATGACGACCAACGGAACCGTATCACAAAAGGTTCTGCTGAGGCTGAGGGAAAGCGGGCTTCAGAGCATAAGCGTTTCACTAGACCACTATGATCCTCAGCGATGCGAATCTATTAGAGGTGTTAAAGGGATTATGGAGAAGCAGGTCAAGAGCCTCCTCTACGCAAACACCCTAGCTCTAAGACCATACGCCCTCACATACCTAGGGCCGGAGATCGCTAGAGATGGTGTTGAGAAACTTATCAGCTATGTGAACAGACTTGGGCTGCCTTG
This sequence is a window from Nitrososphaerota archaeon. Protein-coding genes within it:
- a CDS encoding radical SAM protein; protein product: MYLAAIKPKNVALFLRGYRRTAVFAVTSQCNCRCVMCGMWEKPKQHISLSDAKQIIDFLAKRRFLILYLTGGEPTLHPNICERSYLDRSS